The DNA window TTGGACATAGAGGCAAAGAAGCCTGTTCTGTGAGGTCAATTCCTGCAAAAGCACTTGAGGATGTGGTTTTAGAAAAGATAAGCCAGATAAGTCAGAATGAGATTTTACTTCAAAAAATCTTGAGTGAGGCAAATTCAAAGAGTAAAAAGGAATTAGAAGGACTTGAAAAAGAAAAGGTTATCTTGAATTTGAGGATTTCTGAGATTAAAGCAAAGGGTAAGGCTTTAGTGGGTAAACTTCTTGAGGCTGGCGAGGAGTATTCAAGATTCATCAAAGAAGAGATGAAAGAGGCAGAAAAGGAATTAAAGCAATTGGAAGACCAATTATCACAGACTAAAACAAAGATTGAACAATCCAAAAATTATCTTATCAATAAATAGGTAGTGAAAGAGGCTTTTTCGGTATTTCAATAAGATTTTTAATGACTTAAATCCCAGAGAGAAAAAATACCTTTTAAGGCTTTTGATTAAGGAGATTGTTTTTACCGGAGAAAATATCCTTGTTGGCTTTTTTGAAGTTCCCTCTATTGAGGAGACAATCAAATCCTTATCTGACCTTATCAGTTTTCATCAGCGTATAGAATGGCTCCCCGGGCAGGATTCGAACCTGCAACCCTCCGGTTAACAGCCGGATGCTCCACCGTTGAGCTACCGAGGAGCGCTCGCTTACCAATTATAGAGAAACCTACTCGGTTTCGTCAAGATAGTCACGCAATTTTCTGCTCCGGGAAGGATGGCGGAGCTTGCGCAGGGCTTTGGCTTCGATCTGGCGAATTCGTTCCCTGGTAACCCCGAAAATTTGACCGACCTCTTCAAGGGTATGGGGTTTACCATCTTCAAGGCCAAAACGGAGTTTCAGGACTCTCCTCTCCCGGTCAGTTAAGGTGTTCAAAACATGGTCCAGCTGTTCTTTTAATAAAGAATATGAAGCCGCCTGAGGGGGAGCAAGAACGCCGGTGTCTTCGATGAAGTCGCCCAGATGGCTATCTTCTTCTTCCCCAATGGGAGTTTCGAGAGACAACGGTTCCTGAGCGGTTTTCAGGATTTCTCGCACTTTTTCGGAAGTCATGCCCATTTTTTCGGCAATCTCTTCCGGAGTTGGTTCCCGACCCAGTTCCTGAGTTAACTGACGTGAAGTTCGCACCAGTTTATTAATGGTTTCCACCATGTGTACCGGAATACGGATGGTTCTGGCTTGATCAGCAATAGCCCGAGTAATGGCCTGCCGAATCCACCAGGTTGCATACGTGCTGAACTTATAGCCCTTGCGATAATCAAACTTTTCCACCGCACGAATAAGACCTAAATTTCCTTCCTGAATGAGATCCAAAAAGAGCATCCCCCGTCCCACATAGCGTTTGGCAATGCTCACCACCAGACGCAAATTAGCCTCAATGAGTTTACGCTTCGCTTCAGCATCGCCTTTTTCGATTCTTTTGGCCAATTCTACTTCCTCATCGGGGGTAAGCAACGAAACCTGACCAATTTCTTTCAAATACATTTTGACCGGATCATCAACACCAATGCCCTTGATTTCCTCAAAGTGGAGGTCTTCGCTTTCTAAGGTCGGTACTTCTTCACGAAAAATTTCCTCATCGGAAACCTCAATTCCCAGTTCAGAAAGAGTGCTGTAGAGGTCATCCAACTTATCCACGTTGACCGCATCATCCCCCAACACATCGTTCAGTTCCTTAAAGGTGATGTACCCCTTCCGTTTTCCACTCTCCAAAAGGAAAGAGATGCCACCGGAAAGCTTGTTTTTACCGTTTGTGCTCAACGTGAGTCTCGCCCCCTCACCCAATTCGTCTCAATTGTTCCCTTTCTCTATATAATTTATTTAGTTCCCCCAATTTGGCAGGGTCTTCCATGCGGGAGAGTTCCCGGCGTAAAGATAAAATTCTCCGCTCTAAAGCCGCCAGCTTCACCCGCCGAACCAGGCTTTCCACTGCTCCATCGTCCTGGCAGATTTCCTGCAAATCCTCCCGAGCGGCGATTTCGGTAACCAGAGAATGGAGCACCTCTTCTTGTGGAAAAACATCCACAAGTTTT is part of the Atribacterota bacterium genome and encodes:
- the rpoD gene encoding RNA polymerase sigma factor RpoD, with amino-acid sequence MSTNGKNKLSGGISFLLESGKRKGYITFKELNDVLGDDAVNVDKLDDLYSTLSELGIEVSDEEIFREEVPTLESEDLHFEEIKGIGVDDPVKMYLKEIGQVSLLTPDEEVELAKRIEKGDAEAKRKLIEANLRLVVSIAKRYVGRGMLFLDLIQEGNLGLIRAVEKFDYRKGYKFSTYATWWIRQAITRAIADQARTIRIPVHMVETINKLVRTSRQLTQELGREPTPEEIAEKMGMTSEKVREILKTAQEPLSLETPIGEEEDSHLGDFIEDTGVLAPPQAASYSLLKEQLDHVLNTLTDRERRVLKLRFGLEDGKPHTLEEVGQIFGVTRERIRQIEAKALRKLRHPSRSRKLRDYLDETE